A single genomic interval of Barnesiella intestinihominis YIT 11860 harbors:
- a CDS encoding endonuclease/exonuclease/phosphatase family protein yields the protein MKKITLLLAFFICLNISLNAQTYPKKENVIRLLTYNTHYCKGGSDPGSIDDYNTQRLASVIEALDPDVVALQELDSAMSDRRRRDLLKQISKFTGLDYQHIFGGLAPINGGKVGPGLLFKKDLEVVKKKIIPLAGDEARSAVRVDFEKFTFMGTHLDLNDAKRTQSASTLVNETDFIRKPCFLAGDLNDSHRWSNGGIAFPVLADKFSIVSDTEGNTIPGRTDNGALIDYILFKDYKDSGIKIVETHIVRTLKVNGSVIDLGSISDHYPVYVDIEIPGLSGIENATRSNSIRIYPTQVQNTLNIQSESPVRKINIYSMTGQKQLEANNPGTASVDISSLSNGIYIVEIFADNGTTFKGKIIKR from the coding sequence ATGAAAAAAATTACTCTATTACTCGCGTTTTTTATCTGTCTGAACATCAGTTTGAACGCTCAGACATACCCCAAAAAAGAAAATGTCATTCGTCTGCTCACCTACAACACTCATTATTGCAAAGGAGGAAGCGACCCCGGCTCTATCGACGATTACAACACTCAGCGCCTTGCCTCGGTTATCGAAGCCCTCGACCCCGATGTGGTTGCCCTGCAAGAACTGGACAGCGCCATGAGCGACCGTAGAAGGAGAGATCTGTTAAAACAAATCTCTAAATTTACCGGACTCGATTATCAGCACATCTTCGGAGGCTTAGCCCCCATCAATGGCGGTAAAGTAGGTCCGGGACTACTCTTTAAAAAAGATTTGGAAGTAGTAAAGAAAAAGATTATCCCGTTGGCAGGCGATGAAGCCCGTAGCGCAGTACGGGTGGACTTCGAGAAATTCACATTCATGGGAACCCACCTCGACCTGAACGATGCAAAAAGAACCCAAAGCGCAAGCACATTGGTCAATGAAACCGACTTTATCCGTAAACCCTGTTTCCTCGCCGGCGATTTAAACGATTCTCACCGATGGAGCAACGGAGGAATCGCATTCCCCGTACTGGCCGATAAATTTTCTATCGTCAGCGATACAGAAGGTAACACCATTCCGGGCCGGACCGACAACGGGGCTCTCATCGATTATATCTTGTTCAAAGATTATAAAGACTCGGGAATTAAAATCGTTGAGACACACATTGTCCGCACGTTGAAAGTAAACGGGTCTGTCATTGACTTAGGATCGATATCCGACCACTACCCTGTTTATGTAGACATCGAGATTCCCGGGCTAAGCGGAATCGAAAATGCTACCCGAAGCAATTCGATTCGAATATATCCCACCCAAGTGCAAAACACATTAAACATTCAAAGCGAATCCCCCGTCAGAAAAATAAACATCTACTCGATGACCGGTCAAAAACAATTAGAGGCAAACAACCCCGGCACGGCATCGGTCGACATCTCCTCTTTATCGAACGGAATATACATCGTGGAAATTTTCGCAGATAACGGCACGACATTCAAAGGAAAGATTATCAAGAGATAA
- a CDS encoding alpha-N-acetylglucosaminidase, with amino-acid sequence MLRHCFLFIGLIALWITSCSRTPEYTDSAARLAERIVPSHSDNFIFTLVPAEKDFFELRQNGDKIEIQGNNGISMARGLNHYLRHYCHASVSWCGDNLASIPDTLPAVGEPVHIEASQPLRYYLNYCTYSYSMAFWGWEEWEKEIDRMALQGVNLPLMAVNSQYAVWQNTLKRLGYNEKEISEFLPGAGYEAWWLMGNLEGFGGPVSQKFIDRQTDLQQKMLRRMRELDMAPVFQGFYGMVPNSLKEKFPEANIKEQGEWQTYQRPAFLDPNDPLFDKIADIYYEEQEKLFGKAVYFAGDPFHEGGQSEGIDVKAAAKKILKAMRRKTPEAVWIIQGWQRNPMRDLLEGLEHGEAIILDLMACERPQWGGIKNSLFYKAEGHMHHDWIWCALPNFGGKTGLHGKMSSYASGVVFAKNHPLGKNLCGIGTAPEGIGTIPVVYDMVYDMAWREDSIDIKDWVNQYTQYRYGKADPNCNRAWEILSKTIYECHNEIGGPVESYICARPSDTIKHASSWGTAEIFYDPAEIVTAWECMYNVRHEFAQSETYQYDLVDLTRQVLGDYAKYLHKQAVNAFYRNDLKGFQTYSSKFLVLIRDEDKLLSTRKEFNVGTWINQARNAACTPQEQERFVANAKRQITTWTNHDSKLHDYALKEWSGLMRDMYLPRWKAWVDYKLALLRGETAQEPDYFQIEKNWVDSDTRYDSTSTGNAISAVEEIYKKYFIELQQTYKNI; translated from the coding sequence ATGTTAAGACACTGTTTCTTATTCATAGGACTCATAGCCTTATGGATCACTTCTTGCTCCCGGACTCCGGAATATACAGACTCTGCCGCCCGGCTCGCCGAACGCATTGTACCATCGCACTCCGATAATTTCATCTTTACGCTCGTTCCTGCCGAAAAAGATTTCTTCGAACTAAGGCAGAATGGCGATAAAATAGAGATACAAGGGAATAACGGAATCTCTATGGCACGCGGACTAAACCACTACCTGCGCCATTATTGCCATGCCTCTGTTTCTTGGTGTGGCGATAATCTGGCTTCCATACCCGATACACTGCCCGCAGTCGGTGAACCGGTTCATATCGAAGCCTCTCAACCCCTGCGGTATTATCTAAATTATTGCACATATAGCTACTCTATGGCTTTTTGGGGGTGGGAAGAATGGGAAAAAGAAATAGACCGCATGGCCCTGCAAGGTGTCAATCTCCCTCTCATGGCTGTCAACAGCCAGTACGCCGTTTGGCAAAACACGCTCAAAAGACTGGGATATAACGAAAAAGAAATATCGGAATTCCTTCCCGGAGCCGGTTATGAAGCGTGGTGGCTCATGGGTAATCTCGAAGGCTTCGGTGGCCCCGTTTCCCAAAAATTCATAGACCGGCAAACCGACCTCCAACAAAAAATGCTGCGTCGCATGAGAGAGTTGGATATGGCTCCCGTCTTTCAGGGATTCTATGGCATGGTTCCCAACAGTTTGAAAGAAAAATTCCCCGAAGCCAACATCAAGGAACAAGGTGAATGGCAAACCTATCAACGTCCTGCGTTCCTAGACCCGAACGATCCCCTTTTCGATAAAATCGCCGACATATACTACGAAGAACAGGAAAAACTGTTCGGTAAAGCCGTTTATTTCGCCGGAGACCCATTCCACGAAGGAGGTCAATCGGAAGGTATCGATGTAAAAGCCGCGGCTAAAAAAATACTGAAAGCCATGAGACGTAAAACCCCGGAAGCTGTATGGATCATACAAGGCTGGCAACGTAATCCCATGCGCGACCTATTGGAAGGGTTGGAACATGGCGAGGCCATCATTCTCGACCTCATGGCATGCGAGCGTCCCCAATGGGGCGGCATAAAAAACTCGTTGTTTTACAAAGCCGAAGGACACATGCACCACGACTGGATTTGGTGCGCACTGCCCAATTTCGGCGGGAAAACAGGGCTGCATGGCAAAATGAGCAGTTATGCCTCGGGGGTAGTCTTTGCCAAAAACCACCCGTTGGGAAAAAACCTATGTGGAATAGGAACAGCACCCGAGGGAATCGGTACGATTCCCGTCGTATATGACATGGTATACGACATGGCTTGGAGAGAAGATAGCATCGATATAAAAGACTGGGTGAACCAATATACGCAATATCGGTACGGTAAAGCCGATCCAAACTGCAATCGAGCTTGGGAAATTCTGTCGAAAACCATTTACGAATGTCACAATGAAATAGGAGGACCCGTCGAATCTTATATATGTGCACGCCCCTCCGATACAATCAAACACGCCTCGTCATGGGGTACTGCCGAGATTTTCTATGATCCCGCAGAAATCGTTACAGCATGGGAATGCATGTACAATGTCCGGCACGAATTCGCACAATCCGAAACCTATCAATATGATTTGGTAGATCTCACACGACAAGTTTTGGGTGATTACGCAAAATATCTTCACAAACAGGCAGTAAACGCCTTTTATCGAAACGACTTAAAAGGATTTCAAACCTATTCCTCCAAATTCCTCGTTCTCATTCGAGACGAAGACAAACTGCTGTCCACCCGCAAAGAGTTCAATGTAGGAACATGGATAAACCAAGCACGCAACGCCGCTTGTACGCCTCAGGAACAGGAGCGTTTCGTTGCAAATGCAAAAAGACAAATTACCACTTGGACAAACCACGACTCAAAACTCCACGATTACGCCCTTAAAGAATGGAGCGGGTTGATGAGAGACATGTATCTGCCTCGTTGGAAAGCATGGGTCGACTACAAACTGGCTCTATTGAGAGGAGAAACCGCACAAGAACCCGATTATTTCCAAATCGAAAAAAATTGGGTCGACTCCGATACACGCTACGATAGTACCTCTACCGGAAATGCGATTTCTGCTGTTGAAGAAATCTATAAAAAATACTTCATCGAATTACAACAAACCTATAAAAACATTTAA
- a CDS encoding endonuclease/exonuclease/phosphatase family protein, producing the protein MKKAILLSIVLAGTLFSVKPQSYPKAPGTIRLLTYNTHYCKGGYDPGEINESNVKKLAQVIKALDADVIALQELDSASQSRGNRYLLHEIAEHTGIEYTDVYANAARFDKKGSIGCGALVRKNLPIVSRYIAYLPGDEPRAAIQLELEKFVFIATHSDLNNEKRRQGTKIICNDSREMKKPVFVAGDLNDSFRWSRNSASFPLYEKDFIVASDTVGNTIPGRTDNGALIDFILLSKKGKNKIKIVDSKIVREINIEGKTIDLGEISDHYPVFTDIICK; encoded by the coding sequence ATGAAGAAAGCAATATTACTCTCTATCGTTTTGGCCGGGACATTGTTCTCGGTAAAACCGCAGTCCTATCCCAAAGCCCCGGGAACAATCAGACTACTCACTTACAACACCCACTATTGTAAAGGAGGTTATGATCCGGGAGAAATTAACGAAAGCAACGTGAAAAAACTTGCACAAGTCATCAAAGCTTTGGATGCCGACGTCATCGCCTTGCAAGAATTGGACAGTGCCTCTCAAAGCCGGGGAAACCGTTATCTGCTGCACGAAATAGCCGAACATACAGGAATCGAATATACCGATGTGTATGCCAATGCGGCTCGCTTCGACAAGAAAGGAAGCATCGGTTGCGGCGCATTGGTTAGAAAAAATCTGCCGATTGTCAGCCGGTACATCGCTTATCTCCCGGGAGACGAGCCGAGAGCAGCCATTCAACTGGAACTCGAAAAATTTGTATTCATCGCCACACATTCCGACCTCAATAACGAAAAACGCAGACAAGGAACTAAAATCATTTGCAACGACTCCCGCGAAATGAAAAAACCCGTATTCGTGGCCGGAGACCTCAACGATTCTTTCCGCTGGTCGCGAAACAGCGCATCTTTCCCTCTATACGAAAAAGATTTTATCGTTGCAAGCGACACGGTCGGCAACACGATCCCCGGAAGAACCGACAACGGCGCATTGATCGACTTCATTTTATTGAGCAAAAAAGGGAAGAATAAAATAAAGATAGTCGACAGCAAAATCGTGAGAGAAATAAATATCGAGGGAAAAACGATAGATTTGGGTGAAATTTCGGACCACTATCCTGTATTCACAGACATTATATGTAAATAA